One Gloeothece verrucosa PCC 7822 DNA window includes the following coding sequences:
- a CDS encoding S-layer homology domain-containing protein, with protein MGFVACLVGLLTACSGNGQLEGKLAPDPALKNNAQTPSTPSPTPSNTLSSENLPKEIPVYPNAQLQTAQAGSTPNSGTIRWTSSDPRNLIENFYQQQFTAAKWQITQPFSADTENNTLMASREGLDVKVTVTPSSTNRGNTDLLIEYQPSNNSAQSQTNTPTSTPTPTPSATPTTPPTDTNFSDLSQVPEPWRNYVQDLASLGVLSADKGNQFNPNAPITRRDFARWLYNANNKIFANAAGKQIRPGSTSSQSAFTDVKPNDPDFPIIQGLAEAGLIPSPLTGDSNALLFRPNAPLTREELVQWKVPLDSRKGLPTASMESVKETWGFQDLNKINPLALRSLYADYQNGEQANIKRVFGYTTLFQPKKPVTRAEAAAALWYFGYQGDGMSAQDALQAQKAQNPS; from the coding sequence GTAGCGGCAATGGACAATTAGAGGGGAAATTAGCCCCAGATCCAGCCTTAAAAAACAACGCTCAAACCCCTTCAACGCCTTCACCCACCCCTTCAAACACGCTTTCTTCTGAGAATTTACCCAAAGAGATCCCAGTCTATCCTAATGCCCAACTGCAAACTGCTCAAGCCGGCTCAACTCCTAACTCAGGAACCATTCGCTGGACCTCTTCAGATCCGAGAAATTTGATAGAAAACTTTTATCAACAGCAATTTACAGCCGCCAAATGGCAGATCACTCAACCTTTTTCTGCTGATACCGAGAACAATACTTTAATGGCTAGTAGAGAGGGATTAGATGTTAAAGTGACGGTGACTCCTTCATCAACCAATCGTGGTAATACCGATTTGCTTATTGAATATCAACCGAGTAACAATTCAGCCCAATCTCAGACTAACACTCCAACCTCAACCCCTACACCTACTCCTAGTGCAACCCCTACCACTCCCCCTACAGACACCAATTTTTCTGATCTCTCACAAGTGCCTGAACCTTGGCGCAATTATGTGCAAGATTTAGCGAGTTTAGGCGTTTTAAGTGCGGATAAAGGCAATCAATTTAATCCTAATGCGCCTATTACCCGTCGAGATTTTGCCCGTTGGTTATACAATGCCAATAATAAAATCTTTGCTAATGCTGCGGGTAAGCAAATTCGGCCGGGTTCAACGAGTTCTCAAAGTGCTTTTACTGATGTTAAGCCGAATGATCCTGATTTTCCCATTATCCAAGGATTAGCAGAAGCGGGGTTAATTCCTTCTCCTTTAACTGGTGATAGTAATGCTTTGCTATTTCGTCCCAATGCGCCTCTGACTCGGGAAGAATTAGTACAGTGGAAAGTTCCTTTAGATTCTCGTAAGGGGCTACCTACCGCCTCTATGGAGAGTGTTAAGGAAACTTGGGGATTCCAAGACCTTAATAAAATCAATCCTTTAGCCTTGCGATCGCTTTATGCTGACTATCAAAATGGAGAGCAAGCGAATATTAAGCGTGTATTTGGTTATACGACCCTATTTCAGCCGAAAAAACCGGTAACTCGTGCCGAAGCGGCGGCGGCTTTATGGTATTTTGGCTATCAGGGTGATGGAATGTCTGCCCAAGATGCGCTACAGGCTCAAAAGGCCCAAAATCCCAGTTAG